DNA from Thermococcus argininiproducens:
CTAAAACAGGCATTAAGAAGAGCCATTGGAGTCAGAATAAGTGAGGAAAGAAGAGTCTATGAAGGAAAAGTAGAAAGAATCCAAATTAATAAGACCAAGCATCCATTCAATCCATATGTGGAAATTCCAGAATCTGTAAAAATCACCCTTAAAACTAAAGATGATGAAAAAACTATCAGAGCAGGACGAGAAATAGCATATCAGCTCTTGGAGATGGGGATTGAGGAGGCTGATGTAATCCAATTGGATGCCGAAACCGGCAAAGTTTCAAAACTAGGGACAACAAAAGGAGAAGAGGGCCTGTTCTTTAAAAAAATAGTAGAGATTCCTAGTGGTCCTGTTCTTAAGATAAAGGAGTTCACATACACCGTTACTTTACATGACTTAGATTTAGTTAACAGTCGTGCAGGGGGAATATTTAGCATATTTTTTGGCGGAGGTCTAGAAATTACAGATGAAATAAGAGAAAAAGTTGATGAGACCGTGAAGCAATGGATAGAAGAAGGAAAGGCCACGCTTGTTCCTGGTGTGCTCTTCATAGATGAGTGCCACATGCTAGATATTGAAGCATTTTCATTTCTAGCACGAGCCATGGAGAATGAACTGGCTCCCATCTTAATTCTGGCAACCAACAGAGGAATAACAAAAATAAGAGGAACTGACCTAGAAGCCCCCCACGGAATCCCAATAGACATGTTAGATAGGTTACTGATAATAAACACAGAACCCTATAGAAGAGATGCAATTAAAGAGATCATAAAGATAAGAGCCAAAGAAGAGGGAATTGAAATCTCAGAGGACGCTATAGAGTATCTCGCAGAACTAGGAGAAAAGACAAGTTTAAGGTATGCAGTACAACTTTTGGCACCTGCAAGTGTTCTGGCAGGAAGAGAGAAGGTTAGTAGAGAACATGTGGAAAAAGCAAAAGAATATTTCTCAGATGTAAAAAGAAGTACCGAATATGTCAAACAGCTCGAAGGAATGCTTCAATGAGTGTCTTTTTTTATAATTCTTCCTAAAGTTTAACTCTTTTTAAAGCCCCCTTCAAGTTTAATCATAAATCTGCTCAACAAAGCATATATACTCCCTTCCATAACTTATAGAATGCATTTCCTTTGCATCTACTGGTTCCGGTGGAAACCTTTTTAAAAGATGTTAAAATTATAGGGATAAAATATAACAATAAAGATAACAATTATGCACAGAAATGTGCTATAATAATCATATGAACATTGAAAATGGGTCAAATTGATAAACATCAATACATTTCCAATGGAGGGAACAAAAATGCTACAGGAAGGACAAACTGATCTCAATTCACTTTTTGAAAAATACATGCACAATGAAAGAATATTTAAAAATAAAGATGTATTGCGACATAGTTATACACCTAAAGAACTCCCACATAGACGAGAACAAATAGAAACTCTTGTACACATCTTGGTTCCGGTCTTACGGGGAGAAACTCCTTCTAACATTTTTGTATATGGAAAAACAGGGACTGGAAAGACTGTTACTGTGAGGTACGTAACAGATGATCTGATGAAGATATCTCAAAAGTACAACATACCTGTAGATGTTATTTACCTTAACTGTGAGATAGTGGATACCCAATATAGGGTGTTAGCCAATATAGTCAACCATTTTAAAGACGAAAGTAAGATAGAAGTTCCTCTTGTTGGATGGCCCACTGACGAAGTCTATACACAACTGAAAAAAGTCGTTGACATGAAAGAGCGTTTTGTAATAATAGTTCTAGACGAGATAGACAAACTCGTTAAGAAAAGTGGTGACGATATTCTTTATAGCCTCACAAGAATAAACACTGAACTCAATAAAGCAAAAGTTAGTATTATAGGGATTTCCAACGATCTACGGTTTAAGGAGTATCTAGACCCAAGAGTACTGTCAAGCCTGAGTGAGGAGGAGGTGGTATTCCCCCCATATGATGCTAATCAACTTAGAGATATTCTAATGCAAAGAGCACAAGAAGCGTTTTATGATGGAGTTTTGGATGATGCGGTTGTTCCTCTTTGTGCCGCCCTAGCAGCTAGAGAGCATGGAGATGCAAGAAGGGCCCTTGACCTACTTAGAGTTAGTGGGGAGATAGCGGAAAGAGAAATGTCCCCTAAAGTCACCGAGAGGCACGTGTGGAAAGCTCAAGAA
Protein-coding regions in this window:
- a CDS encoding RuvB-like helicase codes for the protein MPLIEEVATHRFERIGSHSHIHGLGLDETGKARFIGDGMVGQTKAREAAGIAVKLIKKGKLAGKGILLVGPTGSGKTAIAMGIAKELGEDVPFVQISGSEIYSAEIKKTEFLKQALRRAIGVRISEERRVYEGKVERIQINKTKHPFNPYVEIPESVKITLKTKDDEKTIRAGREIAYQLLEMGIEEADVIQLDAETGKVSKLGTTKGEEGLFFKKIVEIPSGPVLKIKEFTYTVTLHDLDLVNSRAGGIFSIFFGGGLEITDEIREKVDETVKQWIEEGKATLVPGVLFIDECHMLDIEAFSFLARAMENELAPILILATNRGITKIRGTDLEAPHGIPIDMLDRLLIINTEPYRRDAIKEIIKIRAKEEGIEISEDAIEYLAELGEKTSLRYAVQLLAPASVLAGREKVSREHVEKAKEYFSDVKRSTEYVKQLEGMLQ
- a CDS encoding ORC1-type DNA replication protein, coding for MLQEGQTDLNSLFEKYMHNERIFKNKDVLRHSYTPKELPHRREQIETLVHILVPVLRGETPSNIFVYGKTGTGKTVTVRYVTDDLMKISQKYNIPVDVIYLNCEIVDTQYRVLANIVNHFKDESKIEVPLVGWPTDEVYTQLKKVVDMKERFVIIVLDEIDKLVKKSGDDILYSLTRINTELNKAKVSIIGISNDLRFKEYLDPRVLSSLSEEEVVFPPYDANQLRDILMQRAQEAFYDGVLDDAVVPLCAALAAREHGDARRALDLLRVSGEIAEREMSPKVTERHVWKAQEKIEQDTMEEVIKTLPLHSKILLYAIVLLDENGELPANTGDVYSVYKELCDYLDLEPLTQRRISDLINELDMLGIVNAKVVSKGRYGRTKEIRLNVTPYKVKNIYRFEETLRPLISVSMLKQRRLFYG